Proteins encoded by one window of Clostridium bornimense:
- a CDS encoding EscU/YscU/HrcU family type III secretion system export apparatus switch protein yields the protein MKNLKKAVALKYEAANDAPTVTASGVGKIAEKILSTADENSVPIVYNKELVNMLSNVDIGESIPEELYEAVAEILAYVMDLDREQKGG from the coding sequence ATGAAAAATTTAAAAAAAGCTGTAGCATTAAAATATGAGGCCGCTAATGATGCTCCTACTGTCACTGCTAGTGGAGTTGGTAAAATTGCAGAAAAAATATTATCTACGGCAGATGAAAATAGTGTTCCGATAGTTTATAATAAAGAATTAGTTAATATGTTAAGTAATGTAGATATAGGTGAATCGATACCAGAGGAATTATATGAAGCAGTTGCTGAGATATTAGCATATGTAATGGATTTAGATAGAGAACAAAAAGGAGGATGA
- a CDS encoding metallophosphoesterase → MSLYAISDLHLAFNVDKPMDIFGSKWENHVSRLEENWRRKITEEDTVLIGGDISWGMNMDETIEELDWIHRLPGKKIIIKGNHDYWWNSITKLNSMYDNMKFIQNNSFSYEDYGICGTRGWIIAEEENASEHDKKIYNRELLRLRMSIEDARKKGFTKIIAMIHYPPILEKDNKTKLVEILEEYNVEKVIYGHIHGQGLSRAFKGFIGECEYILTSGDFIDFDPIKIIE, encoded by the coding sequence TTGAGTTTATATGCAATATCAGATTTGCATTTAGCTTTTAATGTGGATAAACCTATGGATATTTTTGGATCTAAGTGGGAAAATCATGTAAGTAGGTTAGAAGAGAATTGGAGAAGAAAGATAACTGAAGAAGATACGGTTCTTATAGGTGGAGATATATCTTGGGGAATGAATATGGATGAGACTATAGAAGAACTTGATTGGATTCATAGGTTACCTGGAAAGAAGATTATTATAAAAGGAAACCATGATTATTGGTGGAATAGTATAACAAAACTTAATTCAATGTATGATAATATGAAATTTATTCAAAATAATAGTTTTTCTTATGAAGACTATGGTATCTGTGGTACAAGAGGATGGATTATAGCAGAGGAAGAGAATGCTTCAGAGCATGATAAGAAGATATATAATAGAGAATTACTAAGACTTAGGATGTCTATAGAGGATGCGAGAAAAAAAGGATTTACAAAAATAATAGCTATGATACATTATCCACCTATATTAGAAAAGGATAATAAAACAAAACTTGTTGAGATTCTAGAAGAGTATAATGTAGAGAAAGTAATATATGGTCATATTCATGGCCAAGGATTATCACGAGCATTTAAAGGGTTTATTGGAGAATGTGAATATATATTAACTTCTGGTGACTTTATTGATTTTGATCCAATAAAAATAATAGAATAA
- a CDS encoding GTP pyrophosphokinase, which produces MAITQWKTFLFPYEQAVNELKVKFKSIRTELRRKNDYSPVEFVTGRVKEINSILEKVNKYDIPIDRIEYELEDIAGIRIMCQFVDDIWTVINIIRERKDMQIVYEKDYVTNVKESGYRSYHIVIKYPVNMSTGLKMILAEIQIRTLAMNFWATIEHSLNYKYRKDLPEDVRERLKNAAHAAYKLDEEMRIIKGEIMDAQKLFEIKSSLVTRISDNILALTNLGKHIEAARYREQLNRFLENGEVIDLTNLLSSTEKTLTMYKHRSY; this is translated from the coding sequence ATGGCAATAACACAATGGAAGACTTTTTTATTTCCTTATGAGCAAGCAGTAAATGAGCTAAAGGTTAAATTTAAGAGTATAAGAACTGAATTAAGAAGAAAAAATGATTATTCACCAGTAGAATTTGTTACGGGAAGAGTAAAAGAAATAAATTCTATACTGGAAAAAGTTAATAAGTATGATATTCCCATTGATAGGATAGAGTATGAGCTTGAAGATATAGCTGGTATAAGGATAATGTGTCAATTTGTTGATGATATATGGACTGTAATTAATATAATTAGAGAAAGAAAAGATATGCAAATAGTTTATGAGAAAGACTATGTTACTAATGTGAAGGAAAGTGGATATAGAAGTTATCATATAGTAATAAAATATCCTGTTAACATGTCAACTGGCCTTAAGATGATCTTAGCAGAAATTCAAATAAGAACTTTAGCTATGAACTTTTGGGCAACAATTGAACATTCATTGAATTATAAATATAGAAAAGACTTACCAGAAGATGTAAGAGAAAGACTAAAAAATGCAGCTCATGCAGCATATAAATTAGATGAAGAGATGCGAATTATAAAAGGTGAAATAATGGATGCTCAAAAACTATTTGAAATAAAATCTTCATTAGTTACAAGAATATCAGATAACATATTGGCATTAACTAATTTAGGAAAACATATAGAGGCGGCTAGATACAGAGAGCAACTTAATAGATTTTTAGAAAATGGAGAAGTTATAGACCTTACTAACTTATTATCATCTACAGAAAAAACACTTACTATGTATAAACATAGGTCATATTAG
- a CDS encoding methyl-accepting chemotaxis protein: MLFSRKKDDSTFIDDTPLTISNNDEIKELSNEIQTSVISIKNKAKNLSTEEIYTSANKISDYTNEESSDLDSTIESIDKFNNEMEGLSQNINDVHGLVVNTSKLADDGLTNMNTLDSSLNELKDSFSTSASIVSDLVSKIESVNSITDSISQIASQTNLLALNAAIEAARAGEAGKGFGVVADEIRKLAESSKNAVENITTILDEIKKDIMNTSSAMNSAGDAIELQNNTVQTTKETFTSIKTSIDDTVSQIKNSVNSVNSSTSVRTDIDAKVHSIKESSEKCNLEVNSILSSINDFKDNIKDITSSLEELTKQTTALLNK, encoded by the coding sequence ATGTTATTTTCGAGAAAAAAAGACGATTCTACTTTTATTGATGATACACCACTTACAATTTCAAATAATGATGAAATAAAAGAACTTTCCAACGAAATACAAACTTCAGTAATATCTATTAAAAATAAGGCTAAAAATTTATCAACAGAAGAAATATATACATCTGCAAATAAAATTTCAGATTATACTAATGAAGAATCTTCTGATTTAGATTCAACAATAGAATCTATAGATAAATTTAACAATGAAATGGAAGGATTATCTCAAAACATAAATGATGTTCACGGTTTAGTTGTAAACACATCAAAGCTTGCTGATGATGGTTTAACTAACATGAATACATTAGATTCTTCTTTAAATGAATTAAAAGATTCATTCTCTACTTCTGCTTCAATAGTTTCAGATTTAGTTTCAAAAATAGAATCTGTTAACTCTATAACTGATTCTATAAGTCAAATTGCTTCTCAAACTAATCTCCTAGCTTTAAATGCTGCTATAGAAGCAGCTAGAGCTGGCGAAGCAGGAAAAGGATTCGGTGTTGTTGCTGATGAAATTAGAAAACTAGCAGAGAGCTCTAAAAATGCTGTTGAAAATATAACAACAATATTAGATGAAATAAAAAAAGATATTATGAATACTTCTTCAGCAATGAATTCTGCCGGTGATGCTATAGAGCTTCAAAATAATACAGTACAAACTACTAAAGAAACTTTCACATCAATAAAAACTTCTATTGATGACACAGTTAGCCAAATTAAAAATTCCGTTAACTCTGTTAATTCATCAACATCAGTTAGAACTGATATAGATGCAAAAGTTCACTCAATAAAAGAATCTTCTGAAAAATGTAATTTAGAAGTTAACTCTATATTATCAAGCATTAATGATTTTAAAGATAATATAAAAGATATAACTTCATCTTTAGAGGAACTAACAAAACAAACAACTGCTTTATTAAATAAATAG
- a CDS encoding DUF4179 domain-containing protein, giving the protein MSKFDEIKIPMNIEDVIRKEIKRGKRYQRRRKIEVVIIAITIIVAVLAIIKSENIFYKNYLESKHKDEKGNINSLYDKEINEYKNEINKSSEDNDVVMTLKEAILDNNNLIVQINVDYSKYLSKHNEEVNIDREEIDIKNISLYSYESTIDGNTVSLISDILKFNSVDNCDIVLNFLVEDFNDSDTHDVNLSISKVFIQRIDINSSMSIDGNWNFNFGVDNKLLNKVNVKMINKEIYVPNDNPIDIQHMDISEVRVSPISINVKYIKYSGRGSNNIVYFTVEDEKGNKLENLYVDESHSQWCYAEYIIPEDAKKLVIKPYIEYLYGESEARETEIQWFENDFIEIELK; this is encoded by the coding sequence ATGAGTAAGTTTGATGAAATAAAAATTCCAATGAATATAGAAGACGTTATAAGAAAAGAGATAAAGAGAGGGAAGCGATATCAAAGAAGGAGGAAAATTGAAGTTGTTATAATAGCTATTACAATAATTGTCGCAGTACTAGCTATAATAAAATCTGAAAATATATTTTATAAAAATTATTTGGAGTCAAAACATAAAGACGAAAAAGGAAATATAAATTCATTATATGATAAAGAGATAAATGAGTATAAAAATGAAATAAATAAGAGTTCTGAGGATAATGATGTAGTTATGACACTCAAAGAAGCAATTTTAGATAATAATAATTTAATAGTACAGATAAATGTGGATTACAGTAAGTATCTATCTAAACATAATGAGGAGGTTAATATTGATAGAGAAGAAATAGACATTAAGAATATTAGTTTGTATAGCTATGAATCAACAATAGATGGAAATACTGTGAGTCTTATTTCTGATATATTAAAATTTAATAGTGTAGATAATTGTGATATTGTACTTAATTTTTTAGTAGAAGATTTTAATGATAGTGATACTCATGATGTAAACTTATCTATAAGTAAGGTTTTTATTCAAAGAATAGATATTAACTCAAGTATGTCTATAGATGGGAATTGGAATTTTAATTTTGGAGTTGATAATAAGTTATTAAATAAAGTTAATGTAAAAATGATAAATAAAGAAATATATGTTCCGAATGATAACCCTATAGATATTCAGCATATGGATATAAGTGAAGTTCGTGTATCTCCTATATCTATAAATGTTAAATATATAAAATATTCAGGTAGGGGTTCAAATAATATAGTGTATTTTACTGTTGAAGATGAAAAAGGTAATAAACTAGAAAATCTATATGTAGACGAAAGTCACAGTCAGTGGTGTTATGCAGAATATATTATACCAGAAGATGCTAAAAAGCTAGTAATCAAACCATATATAGAATATTTATATGGAGAAAGTGAAGCAAGAGAAACGGAAATACAGTGGTTTGAAAATGATTTTATAGAGATTGAATTAAAATAA
- a CDS encoding sigma-70 family RNA polymerase sigma factor: MINTLSRISVKGKHKETNEESIEKRAIKDDKAFEKLMEYYKEYLYKTAYLYVKNEADALDIVGETIYKGFISRKKLKDHTLFKTWITRILINNAIDLLKKKKKLSSVDNNDLFVAGKNMDDVIKYIDLYDAIDLLNIKYKNAIIMRYFNGMTIEEIAKVMDLPEGTVKTYLHRGKQCLARLLKEEE, translated from the coding sequence TTGATAAACACATTATCAAGAATAAGTGTTAAAGGTAAACATAAAGAAACTAATGAAGAGAGTATAGAGAAAAGGGCGATTAAGGATGATAAGGCATTTGAGAAGCTTATGGAATACTATAAAGAATATTTGTACAAGACTGCATATTTATATGTAAAAAATGAAGCTGATGCATTAGATATAGTTGGGGAAACAATTTATAAGGGGTTTATTAGTAGAAAGAAACTTAAAGATCATACTCTTTTTAAAACTTGGATAACTAGAATACTTATAAATAATGCAATAGATTTATTAAAGAAGAAAAAGAAACTATCTAGTGTGGATAATAATGATTTGTTTGTAGCAGGGAAAAATATGGATGACGTTATAAAGTACATAGATTTATATGATGCCATAGATCTTCTAAATATAAAGTATAAGAATGCAATAATAATGAGATATTTCAACGGAATGACTATAGAGGAGATAGCTAAGGTTATGGATTTGCCGGAGGGAACGGTGAAAACTTATTTACATAGAGGAAAACAATGTTTGGCAAGATTGTTAAAGGAGGAGGAGTAA
- a CDS encoding DUF2225 domain-containing protein, giving the protein MSNTEDLFGGLDKIGFNNTGNINIYKKPTLKETETKKATDKIIDPLTLLFDKTIDCPVCHTEFKTASVKKEGYKISKRDSDSFIYYRDINPYLYDITLCPKCGYAALKNDFSKLRNHQRIHVIQNITPKYISKEYPRLLDINMAIERYKLALLNSVYIDSPASTKAILCLRLGWLYRLNESYDNEIIFLRKAVEGLEFAYTNELFPIYGMNAYSLEYLIGELYRRTGDFDSSLKWFSNLIVKPGVDSKLKEKARCQRDLAKDSIKK; this is encoded by the coding sequence ATGTCAAACACAGAAGACCTATTTGGAGGTCTAGATAAAATAGGTTTTAATAATACAGGAAATATTAATATATACAAAAAACCCACTCTAAAAGAAACTGAAACAAAAAAAGCAACAGATAAAATTATAGATCCTTTAACACTACTTTTCGATAAAACCATTGATTGCCCAGTTTGTCATACGGAATTTAAGACAGCTTCTGTAAAGAAAGAAGGATATAAAATTTCTAAGCGAGATAGTGATTCTTTCATCTATTATAGAGATATAAATCCCTACTTATACGATATAACATTATGTCCTAAATGTGGTTATGCCGCATTAAAAAATGATTTTTCTAAGCTTCGTAATCATCAAAGAATACATGTAATTCAAAATATTACACCTAAATATATCTCAAAAGAATATCCTCGTTTATTAGATATTAATATGGCTATTGAACGATATAAATTAGCTTTACTAAACTCTGTATATATTGATTCACCAGCATCTACAAAAGCTATTTTATGTTTGAGATTAGGTTGGTTATATAGGCTTAATGAATCTTATGATAATGAAATTATATTTTTACGAAAAGCTGTAGAAGGCTTAGAATTTGCATATACAAACGAACTCTTTCCTATTTATGGTATGAACGCTTATTCTTTAGAGTACTTAATTGGTGAATTATATAGACGTACAGGAGATTTTGATTCCTCATTAAAATGGTTTTCAAATCTTATAGTAAAACCAGGGGTAGATTCAAAACTAAAAGAAAAAGCGCGTTGTCAACGTGATTTAGCAAAAGACTCTATAAAAAAGTAA